The Caldanaerobius fijiensis DSM 17918 genomic interval AGCAGCAATGCCAGATGAACCGTCTTTGCCACGTCCTCTACCATAACCGCCGCCTTCACCGCAGCCTCAGGAGATTTACCAATGGTAAACACTCCATGGTTTTTCATCAAAATGGCAGGACTGTCACCTATATATTTTACTATAGCTTTGCCTATCTCTTCCTCTCCTATTCGAGCATAAGGACCGACTGGTATAGGTCCGCCGAACTCGTCGGCGATAGCCGTGAGGTAAACGGGGATTGGCCTCCCTAAAGCTGCAAAGCTGGTAGCATAAGGCGAATGAGTGTGCACAATCCCCATGACGTCGCTTCGGTGCCTGTACACATAAAGATGGGTCGCCGTATCTACCGACGGCTTTAATCTGCCTTCTATTATATTTCCCTCCAGATCTACTACCACCATATCTTCAGGGGTCATCTCATCATATAATACCCCACTGGGCTTTATTACTACATATCCTGTCTCTGGGTCCCTGCCGCTGACATTGCCGCTGGTCATCGTCACCAGGTTATTTTTGGGCAGCATGAGATTCATCTTCCAGACGCGCTCTTTCAATTTCTCAAGCATTTGTAACCCTCTCCTTTATGGCTTTT includes:
- a CDS encoding L-ribulose-5-phosphate 4-epimerase; protein product: MLEKLKERVWKMNLMLPKNNLVTMTSGNVSGRDPETGYVVIKPSGVLYDEMTPEDMVVVDLEGNIIEGRLKPSVDTATHLYVYRHRSDVMGIVHTHSPYATSFAALGRPIPVYLTAIADEFGGPIPVGPYARIGEEEIGKAIVKYIGDSPAILMKNHGVFTIGKSPEAAVKAAVMVEDVAKTVHLALLLGQPDEIPEEEVKRAHERYMTKYGQG